In Mangifera indica cultivar Alphonso chromosome 1, CATAS_Mindica_2.1, whole genome shotgun sequence, a single genomic region encodes these proteins:
- the LOC123204171 gene encoding protein DNA-DAMAGE INDUCIBLE 1-like isoform X1, producing MKITVMTEDEHIITLDVDPHETVENVKALLEVETRVSLRQQQLLYNGREMGNAEKLSALGVKDEDLIMMVSNATSSTSANNLGFNPDGSAVNPAAFQQHLRNDSNMMTQLFQADPELARVVLGNDLNRLQELLRERHRQRSILRRQQDEELELLYADPFDVEAQKKIEAIIRQKGIDDNWAAALEHNPEAFARVVMLYVDMEVNGVPLKAFVDSGAQSTIISRSCAERCGLLRLLDQRYKGVALGVGQSEILGRIHVAPIKIGNIFYPCSFLVLDSPNMEFLFGLDMLRKHQCMIDLKDNVLRVGGGEVAVPFLQEKDIPQKFLDEEKYSKQASSSGTAGTSGPTDKKDIAPAGGQSSGVAPSTPGDLTQGADFEAKVAKLIELGFGRAAVIQALKLFDGNEEQAAGFLFGG from the exons ATGAAGATTACTGTAATGACTGAAGATGAACATATCATTACCTTAGATGTTGATCCCCATGAAACT GTTGAAAACGTTAAAGCTCTACTCGAAGTTGAG ACTCGGGTATCGCTTAGGCAACAACAGCTGCTGTATAATGGGAGGGAAATGGGGAATGCTGAGAAACTGAGTGCGTTGGGTGTTAAAGATGAGGATTTGATTATGATGGTCTCTAATGCTACATCTAG TACATCTGCTAATAACTTGGGCTTCAACCCAGATGGTTCTGCTGTGAACCCTGCAGCTTTCCAGCAGCATTTACGGAATGACTCTAATATGATGACACAACTGTTTCAG GCTGATCCTGAATTGGCACGAGTTGTCCTTGGAAATGATCTCAATAGACTGCAGGAGCTGTTAAGAGAGAGACACCGTCAAAGATCTATCTTACGACGTCAACAAGATGAGGAGCTT GAACTCCTTTATGCGGATCCTTTTGATGTTGAAgcacaaaagaaaattgaagcTATCATTCGCCAG AAAGGAATTGATGATAATTGGGCAGCTGCCTTGGAACATAACCCTGAGGCTTTTGCAAGAGTG GTTATGTTGTACGTTGACATGGAGGTTAATGGTGTTCCTTTGAAG GCATTTGTAGATAGTGGTGCACAGTCAACAATAATATCAAGAAGCTGTGCAGAACGTTGTGG ATTGCTTAGGCTTTTAGATCAACGTTACAAAGGTGTGGCTCTTGGAGTTGGTCAGTCTGAGATTCTTGGTCGAATTCATGTGGCCCCAATCAAG ATTGGAAATATATTCTACCCCTGCTCATTTTTGGTACTGGATTCTCCCAACATGGAATTCCTCTTCGGGCTAGATATGCTTCGAAAGCACCAG TGTATGATTGACTTGAAGGACAATGTTTTAAGAGTTGGTGGAGGAGAGGTAGCTGTACCATTTTTGCAAG AGAAAGATATTCCTCAAAAGTTTCTGGATGAAGAGAAGTACTCCAAACAAGCATCCAGCTCAGGAACTGCT GGGACATCAGGACCAACAGATAAGAAAGATATTGCACCTGCAGGAGGCCAATCTTCtg GAGTCGCGCCCAGCACACCTGGTGACCTAACACAG GGAGCTGATTTTGAAGCTAAAGTTGCAAAGCTTATTGAACTAGGCTTTGGAAGAGCCGCAGTAATACAAGCACTCAAATTATTTGATGGGAATGAAGAGCAAGCAGCCGGGTTTCTATTTGGAGGCTGA
- the LOC123217135 gene encoding disease resistance protein RPM1-like: protein MAGAVNPAAVISLCKLVAEEIKFLGSVGNKVKEIEKEFNTISSFLTDADARAAAEEGQSSNRVVTTWVQQVREEAYRIEDVLSKYSYRAAKLPDRGGCIAAVFWKLWRFVEEAILSHAIVSEIDAIQSSLAKIQNDGKSFNFQCIEPGSSGGSRSVAPHDSRIGSFFIDDAEFVDDGSTRTELINLLVNGTAKRSVIVLAGEGGLGKTVLAGKIYHNEAVGKHFNRQILVTVGKEYNKKNLLRLIKQEFDKLKGIMPTKKETMEEEIDMIKYLRESLNDERYLIFFDDVWKVEFWEDVKPVLPENDKGSRILITTRNKGVADYAKSSSICHFHMLQPLPTYTAMQLFCKKAFGSEKNCPQALWGLSYEIVLKCGCVPLAIVAVGGILSNKNHLPHEWKKLLDGMGSRLESDPHLRLCSRVLCESYYDLPLHLKSCFLYFGLFPENSIIPTEDLFDLWIAEGLVPCNNDSPPEQVAEDYLHQLIDRSLVQVTCRNVAGLVESCRVQEFMREIIVKKSRELNFCQALDGKDLSHCNGSRRISICGSGENILKIIKDSEQVRSLQLFNIDSLPESFMAAIVPNFKLIKVLGFHNVALDRLPNDLGKLFYLRYLSLACTNVKELPKSIGMLINLDTLDLRWSKVRDLPVEIKNLKKLRCLYADKDGVKIHKGLGALKGLQKLLYLISDSRVINNKLKKLMQLRKLGVNLPNGDVKDLFDKVSNLEHLTHLMVRTESNEIIDTQQLARPSLLLQRFKLKANITKLPGWIFELQNLISVGLSSTDSSFNISMAEIQALPHLLRLNLHWKHCEELNFEQGWFPKLQRLHLEDFEQLKLVTVEKGAMINLRELEMGPCPLLKEIPGIEHLTNLKTLTFVKMLKEAYCMITSGKWEQVAKHIPEIYVTDHYNYFYTDKFLKFQTPETVDQFIQTYNVR from the exons ATGGCGGGAGCAGTGAACCCCGCTGCAGTAATCAGCTTGTGTAAACTGGTCGCTGAGGAAATCAAGTTCTTGGGAAGTGTTGGAAATAAAGTTAAAGAAATCGAAAAAGAATTCAACACCATCTCATCTTTCTTAACGGATGCAGATGCAAGAGCAGCAGCTGAAGAAGGACAAAGTAGTAATCGAGTTGTCACGACCTGGGTTCAACAAGTGAGGGAAGAAGCTTATCGTATTGAAGATGTCCTGTCAAAGTACTCGTACCGTGCGGCAAAACTTCCCGATCGTGGCGGTTGCATTGCTGCTGTCTTTTGGAAGCTCTGGCGTTTCGTGGAGGAGGCAATCCTGAGCCATGCAATCGTCTCGGAGATAGATGCTATCCAGTCATCGCTTGCTAAAATACAAAATGATGGCAAAAGCTTTAACTTCCAGTGTATAGAACCAGGGTCAAGCGGTGGAAGCAGAAGTGTTGCACCACATGACTCTCGAATTGGGTCTTTTTTCATCGACGATGCTGAGTTTGTCGATGATGGGTCAACCAGAACGgaattgatcaatttgttgGTGAACGGAACTGCCAAACGCTCAGTGATTGTGCTGGCGGGCGAAGGAGGGCTAGGCAAGACCGTTCTTGCTGGTAAAATCTATCATAATGAAGCTGTGGGAAAGCATTTCAATCGTCAGATTTTGGTCACAGTCGGGAAAGAATACAACAAGAAGAATCTGCTACGGTTAATCAAACAGGAGTTCGACAAGCTAAAAGGGATCATGCCAACCAAGAAAGAGACAATGGAAGAAGAGATAGATATGATAAAATATCTGAGGGAGAGCTTGAATGACGAGCGTTACTTGATTTTTTTCGATGACGTATGGAAAGTTGAATTCTGGGAAGATGTAAAGCCTGTTTTACCTGAAAATGACAAAGGCAGCAGGATTCTGATCACCACCCGGAACAAGGGCGTGGCTGACTATGCAAAATCTTCATCCATCTGTCATTTCCACATGCTGCAACCTTTGCCTACTTACACGGCAATGCAACTTTTTTGCAAAAAGGCATTCGGGTCTGAGAAGAATTGTCCCCAAGCTTTGTGGGGATTGTCCTATGAAATCGTTCTGAAATGTGGTTGTGTACCGTTGGCAATAGTTGCTGTAGGTGGTATACTCTCAAACAAGAACCATCTTCCCCATGAATGGAAAAAGTTACTTGATGGCATGGGCTCAAGGTTAGAAAGCGATCCCCATCTAAGACTTTGCAGCAGGGTTTTATGTGAAAGCTATTACGATCTTCCTCTCCACCTCAAATCCTGTTTCTTGTACTTTGGCTTGTTTCCAGAGAACTCGATAATTCCGACAGAGGATCTCTTTGACTTGTGGATAGCTGAGGGCTTAGTCCCGTGTAACAACGACTCCCCACCCGAACAAGTTGCAGAAGATTACTTGCATCAACTCATCGATCGAAGTTTGGTTCAAGTTACTTGTCGAAATGTTGCCGGACTGGTTGAAAGCTGTAGGGTTCAAGAGTTTATGCGTGAGATCATCGTCAAAAAGTCTAGAGAATTGAATTTCTGTCAAGCTCTAGACGGAAAAGACTTGAGCCATTGCAATGGAAGTCGACGCATTTCAATATGCGGAAGTGGTGagaatattttaaagattatcaaggatTCAGAACAGGTTCGTTCACTTCAACTCTTCAATATAGACAGCTTGCCAGAGTCTTTCATGGCCGCAATTGTTCCAAATTTCAAGCTAATTAAAGTCCTGGGATTTCATAATGTTGCTCTAGATCGTCTTCCGAATGATTTGGGGAAGCTATTCTATCTACGCTACTTGAGTTTGGCATGTACAAATGTGAAAGAGCTTCCCAAGTCCATAGGCATGCTTATCAATCTAGACACCCTGGATTTGCGCTGGTCCAAAGTCAGAGATCTTCCGGTTGAGATCAAGAATCTGAAAAAATTACGATGTCTATATGCTGACAAAGATGGAGTCAAAATACACAAGGGTCTTGGAGCATTGAAAGGCCTGCAAAAGCTACTTTATTTGATCTCAGATTCCAGGGTGATTAACAACAAGCTTAAGAAGCTGATGCAGTTGAGAAAGTTGGGCGTGAATCTTCCAAATGGTGATGTGAAGGATCTGTTCGACAAGGTTTCGAATTTGGAACACCTTACGCATCTGATGGTAAGAACAGAAAGTAACGAAATTATCGATACACAACAGTTGGCTCGTCCTTCTCTATTGCTTCAGCGTTTCAAATTAAAGGCCAACATTACCAAGCTGCCAGGCTGGATTTTTGAACTCCAGAATTTAATCTCTGTGGGCTTGTCATCCACCGACTCATCATTCAACATTTCCATGGCTGAAATTCAAGCTCTGCCTCATCTATTGAGGCTCAATTTACATTGGAAGCACTGTGAGGAATTGAATTTTGAACAGGGTTGGTTTCCGAAACTTCAGAGGTTGCATCTTGAAGATTTTGAGCAGTTGAAATTGGTGACGGTAGAAAAAGGAGCAATGATTAATCTTAGAGAGCTGGAAATGGGTCCATGCCCACTGTTGAAGGAGATTCCCGGAATTGAGCATCTGACAAACCTCAAGACTCTTACGTTTGTGAAGATGCTGAAAGAAGCTTATTGTATGATAACGAGCGGGAAATGGGAGCAGGTTGCTAAACACATACCAGAAATATATGTTACAGATCATTATAACTACTTTTACACAGACAAGTTTCTTAAATTCCAGACGCCCGAAACTGTTGATCAGTTCATTCAAACATACAACGTGAG ATGA
- the LOC123204171 gene encoding protein DNA-DAMAGE INDUCIBLE 1-like isoform X2: protein MKITVMTEDEHIITLDVDPHETVENVKALLEVETRVSLRQQQLLYNGREMGNAEKLSALGVKDEDLIMMVSNATSSTSANNLGFNPDGSAVNPAAFQQHLRNDSNMMTQLFQADPELARVVLGNDLNRLQELLRERHRQRSILRRQQDEELELLYADPFDVEAQKKIEAIIRQKGIDDNWAAALEHNPEAFARVVMLYVDMEVNGVPLKAFVDSGAQSTIISRSCAERCGLLRLLDQRYKGVALGVGQSEILGRIHVAPIKIGNIFYPCSFLVLDSPNMEFLFGLDMLRKHQCMIDLKDNVLRVGGGEVAVPFLQEKDIPQKFLDEEKYSKQASSSGTAGTSGPTDKKDIAPAGGQSSVYEVFNIQLIIFSSIGHRSRAQHTW from the exons ATGAAGATTACTGTAATGACTGAAGATGAACATATCATTACCTTAGATGTTGATCCCCATGAAACT GTTGAAAACGTTAAAGCTCTACTCGAAGTTGAG ACTCGGGTATCGCTTAGGCAACAACAGCTGCTGTATAATGGGAGGGAAATGGGGAATGCTGAGAAACTGAGTGCGTTGGGTGTTAAAGATGAGGATTTGATTATGATGGTCTCTAATGCTACATCTAG TACATCTGCTAATAACTTGGGCTTCAACCCAGATGGTTCTGCTGTGAACCCTGCAGCTTTCCAGCAGCATTTACGGAATGACTCTAATATGATGACACAACTGTTTCAG GCTGATCCTGAATTGGCACGAGTTGTCCTTGGAAATGATCTCAATAGACTGCAGGAGCTGTTAAGAGAGAGACACCGTCAAAGATCTATCTTACGACGTCAACAAGATGAGGAGCTT GAACTCCTTTATGCGGATCCTTTTGATGTTGAAgcacaaaagaaaattgaagcTATCATTCGCCAG AAAGGAATTGATGATAATTGGGCAGCTGCCTTGGAACATAACCCTGAGGCTTTTGCAAGAGTG GTTATGTTGTACGTTGACATGGAGGTTAATGGTGTTCCTTTGAAG GCATTTGTAGATAGTGGTGCACAGTCAACAATAATATCAAGAAGCTGTGCAGAACGTTGTGG ATTGCTTAGGCTTTTAGATCAACGTTACAAAGGTGTGGCTCTTGGAGTTGGTCAGTCTGAGATTCTTGGTCGAATTCATGTGGCCCCAATCAAG ATTGGAAATATATTCTACCCCTGCTCATTTTTGGTACTGGATTCTCCCAACATGGAATTCCTCTTCGGGCTAGATATGCTTCGAAAGCACCAG TGTATGATTGACTTGAAGGACAATGTTTTAAGAGTTGGTGGAGGAGAGGTAGCTGTACCATTTTTGCAAG AGAAAGATATTCCTCAAAAGTTTCTGGATGAAGAGAAGTACTCCAAACAAGCATCCAGCTCAGGAACTGCT GGGACATCAGGACCAACAGATAAGAAAGATATTGCACCTGCAGGAGGCCAATCTTCtg TGTATGAAGTGTTTAATATACAACTGATAATCTTTTCCTCCATTGGTCACAGGAGTCGCGCCCAGCACACCTGGTGA
- the LOC123195793 gene encoding BTB/POZ domain-containing protein At1g55760-like yields MSESAYKVETTSRLAQWRIDNLASCTYRKSDPFKIGKWNWHLSVEKNKMLFVKLYPEISNLNRDNPPIASFIIRVVCSVGDRKSLAHPEITDKKLKSNDDFVWAIEVPLTGKFIIDVEFLDLKIVPPGGGEPCTIWAEGFSGKLSNATALASLGRMLRENIHTDIIINASDGSIGAHRAVLAARSPVFRSMFSHDLKEKELSTINISDMSIEVCQAFLSYIYGSIEHEDFLAHRLALLRAADKYDMSDLKEACHDSLMEDIDGKNVLERLQNASLYGLPKLKSSCMRYLVKFGKIYDIQDEFNAFLQCADRELIAEVFHEVLNAWKGF; encoded by the exons ATGAGCGAGTCCGCATATAAGGTTGAAACCACGTCGCGTCTTGCTCAATGGCGGATAGACAACTTGGCTTCTTGTACTTACCGCAAGTCAGATCCTTTCAAGATCGGCAAGTGGAACTG GCATTTATCAGTGGAGAAGAACAAGATGTTGTTTGTGAAATTGTATCctgaaatatcaaatttaaatagaGATAATCCCCCAATTGCTTCTTTCATTATTCGAGTTGTTTGTTCTGTTGGGGATCGAAAGTCTCTGGCTCATCcag AGATTACAGACAAGAAGCTCAAGAGCAACGACGATTTTGTTTGGGCAATTGAGGTTCCCTTGACTGGAAAATTCATCATTGACGTCGAATTTCTTGACTTGAAGATTGTACCTCCAGGA GGTGGAGAGCCTTGCACTATTTGGGCTGAAGGATTCTCTGGAAAGCTATCAAATGCAACTGCACTTGCATCGCTGGGTCGAATGTTGAGGGAGAATATCCACACAGACATCATTATTAATGCTTCTGATGGAAGTATTGGAGCTCATCGTGCGGTTCTTGCTGCGCGATCGCCTGTTTTTCGCAGCATGTTTTCTCACGATCTGAAAGAGAAAGAGCTCTCAACCATTAACATCTCCGACATGTCGATTGAAGTGTGTCAAGCTTTTCTCAGTTATATTTATGGGAGTATTGAACATGAGGATTTTCTCGCCCACCGACTGGCACTTCTTCGCGCAGCTGATAAGTATGACATGTCTGACTTAAAAGAGGCTTGTCATGACAGTCTCATGGAAGACATTGATGGAAAGAACGTGCTTGAGAGACTGCAGAATGCATCTCTATATGGATTGCCGAAACTGAAGAGCAGCTGCATGCGGTATCTGGTGAAGTTTGGCAAGATATATGATATTCAAGACGAGTTCAATGCGTTCTTGCAGTGTGCAGATAGGGAGCTTATAGCTGAAGTCTTTCATGAAGTTCTCAATGCCTGGAAAGGTTTCTGA